From one Sciurus carolinensis chromosome 9, mSciCar1.2, whole genome shotgun sequence genomic stretch:
- the Gabpa gene encoding GA-binding protein alpha chain isoform X1 yields the protein MTKREAEELIEIEIDGTEKTECTEESIVEQTYAPAECVSQAIDINEPIGNLKKLLEPRLQCSLDAHEICLQDIQLDPERSLFDQGVKTDGTVQLSVQVISYQGIEPKLNILEIVKTAETVEVVIDPDAHHAEAEAHLVEEAQVITLDGTKHITTISDETSEQVTRWAAALEGYRKEQERLGIPYDPIQWSTDQVLHWVVWVMKEFSMTDIDLTTLNISGRDLCSLNQEDFFQRVPRGEILWSHLELLRKYVLASQEQQMNEIVTIDQPVQIIPASVQSATPTTIKVINSSAKAAKVQRAPRISGEDRSSPGNRTGNNGQIQLWQFLLELLTDKDARDCISWVGDEGEFKLNQPELVAQKWGQRKNKPTMNYEKLSRALRYYYDGDMICKVQGKRFVYKFVCDLKTLIGYSAAELNRLVTECEQKKLAKMQLHGIAQPVTAVALAAASLQTEKDN from the exons ATGACTAAAAGAGAAGCTGAGGAACTGATAGAAATTGAGATTGATGGAACAGAGAAAACAGAGTGCACAGAAGAAAG CATTGTAGAACAGACCTACGCCCCAGCTGAATGTGTGAGCCAAGCCATAGACATCAATGAACCAATAGGGAATTTAAAGAAACTACTAGAACCAAGACTACAGTGTTCTTTGGATGCTCATGAAATTTGCCTGCAAGACATccag CTGGATCCAGAACGAAGTTTATTTGACCAAGGAGTAAAGACAGATGGAACTGTACAGCTTAGTGTACAGGTAATTTCTTACCAAG GAATTGAGCCAAAGCTTAACATCCTTGAAATTGTTAAAACTGCGGAAACTGTTGAAGTCGTTATTGATCCAGATGCCCACCATGCTGAAGCAGAAGCACATCTTGTTGAAGAAGCTCAAGTGATAACTCTTGATGGTACAAAACACATCACAACCATTTCAGATGAAACTTCAGAACAAGTGACAAGATGGGCTGCTGCACTGGAAGGGTATAGGAAAGAACAGGAACGCCTTGGGATTCCCTATG atcCTATACAGTGGTCCACAGACCAAGTCCTGCATTGGGTGGTTTGGGTAATGAAGGAGTTCAGCATGACTGACATTGACCTCACCACACTGAACATTTCGGGAAGAGATTTATGTAGTCTCAACCAAGAAGATTTTTTTCAGCGGGTCCCTCGAGGAGAAATTCTCTGGAGTCATCTTGAGCTTCTTcgaaaat ATGTTTTGGCAAGCCAAGAACAGCAGATGAATGAGATAGTTACAATTGATCAAC CCGTGCAAATTATTCCAGCATCAGTGCAGTCTGCTACTCCAACTACTATTAAAGTTATAAATAGTAGTGCAAAGGCAGCTAAAGTACAAAGAGCCCCAAGGATTTCAGGGGAAGATAGAAGCTCACCTGGAAACAGAACAG GAAACAATGGTCAAATCCAACTATGGCAATTTTTGTTAGAACTTCTTACTGATAAGGATGCTCGAGACTGTATTTCTTGGGTTGGCGATGAAGGCGAGTTTAAGTTAAATCAGCCTGAGCTTGTTGCACAAAAATGGGGACAACGCAAAAATAAGCCTACAATGAACTATGAGAAACTCAGTCGTGCATTAAG GTATTATTACGATGGAGACATGATTTGTAAAGTTCAAGGAAAGAGATTTGTGTACAAGTTTGTCTGTGACTTGAAGACTCTTATTGGATACAGTGCAGCAGAATTGAACCGTTTGGTCACAGAATGTGAACAGAAGAAACTTGCAAAGATGCAGCTCCATGGAATTGCCCAGCCAGTCACAGCAGTAGCCCTGGCTGCTGCTTCGCTGCAAACAGAAAAGGATAACTGA
- the Gabpa gene encoding GA-binding protein alpha chain isoform X2 codes for MPMPGYLTSIVEQTYAPAECVSQAIDINEPIGNLKKLLEPRLQCSLDAHEICLQDIQLDPERSLFDQGVKTDGTVQLSVQVISYQGIEPKLNILEIVKTAETVEVVIDPDAHHAEAEAHLVEEAQVITLDGTKHITTISDETSEQVTRWAAALEGYRKEQERLGIPYDPIQWSTDQVLHWVVWVMKEFSMTDIDLTTLNISGRDLCSLNQEDFFQRVPRGEILWSHLELLRKYVLASQEQQMNEIVTIDQPVQIIPASVQSATPTTIKVINSSAKAAKVQRAPRISGEDRSSPGNRTGNNGQIQLWQFLLELLTDKDARDCISWVGDEGEFKLNQPELVAQKWGQRKNKPTMNYEKLSRALRYYYDGDMICKVQGKRFVYKFVCDLKTLIGYSAAELNRLVTECEQKKLAKMQLHGIAQPVTAVALAAASLQTEKDN; via the exons ATGCCAATGCCAGGGTATTTAAcaag CATTGTAGAACAGACCTACGCCCCAGCTGAATGTGTGAGCCAAGCCATAGACATCAATGAACCAATAGGGAATTTAAAGAAACTACTAGAACCAAGACTACAGTGTTCTTTGGATGCTCATGAAATTTGCCTGCAAGACATccag CTGGATCCAGAACGAAGTTTATTTGACCAAGGAGTAAAGACAGATGGAACTGTACAGCTTAGTGTACAGGTAATTTCTTACCAAG GAATTGAGCCAAAGCTTAACATCCTTGAAATTGTTAAAACTGCGGAAACTGTTGAAGTCGTTATTGATCCAGATGCCCACCATGCTGAAGCAGAAGCACATCTTGTTGAAGAAGCTCAAGTGATAACTCTTGATGGTACAAAACACATCACAACCATTTCAGATGAAACTTCAGAACAAGTGACAAGATGGGCTGCTGCACTGGAAGGGTATAGGAAAGAACAGGAACGCCTTGGGATTCCCTATG atcCTATACAGTGGTCCACAGACCAAGTCCTGCATTGGGTGGTTTGGGTAATGAAGGAGTTCAGCATGACTGACATTGACCTCACCACACTGAACATTTCGGGAAGAGATTTATGTAGTCTCAACCAAGAAGATTTTTTTCAGCGGGTCCCTCGAGGAGAAATTCTCTGGAGTCATCTTGAGCTTCTTcgaaaat ATGTTTTGGCAAGCCAAGAACAGCAGATGAATGAGATAGTTACAATTGATCAAC CCGTGCAAATTATTCCAGCATCAGTGCAGTCTGCTACTCCAACTACTATTAAAGTTATAAATAGTAGTGCAAAGGCAGCTAAAGTACAAAGAGCCCCAAGGATTTCAGGGGAAGATAGAAGCTCACCTGGAAACAGAACAG GAAACAATGGTCAAATCCAACTATGGCAATTTTTGTTAGAACTTCTTACTGATAAGGATGCTCGAGACTGTATTTCTTGGGTTGGCGATGAAGGCGAGTTTAAGTTAAATCAGCCTGAGCTTGTTGCACAAAAATGGGGACAACGCAAAAATAAGCCTACAATGAACTATGAGAAACTCAGTCGTGCATTAAG GTATTATTACGATGGAGACATGATTTGTAAAGTTCAAGGAAAGAGATTTGTGTACAAGTTTGTCTGTGACTTGAAGACTCTTATTGGATACAGTGCAGCAGAATTGAACCGTTTGGTCACAGAATGTGAACAGAAGAAACTTGCAAAGATGCAGCTCCATGGAATTGCCCAGCCAGTCACAGCAGTAGCCCTGGCTGCTGCTTCGCTGCAAACAGAAAAGGATAACTGA